The genomic DNA CGGCGCCTCTTCGGCCGCGCGCCGCGCGTCGCCGTCGCCGGCCTCAACCCGCATTCGGGCGAAGGCGGGCGGTTCGGCGTCGAGGAGTCGCTCTACATCCGCCCGGCGGTCGAGAAGGCGCGCGAGGACGGGCTGATCGTCAACGGCCCCGTGCCGCCGGACAGCGTCTTCGCCCAGGCCAAGGAAGGGCGCTACGACCTCGTGCTCGCGCTCTACCACGACCAGGCGACGATTCCGGTGAAGACCTGCTACGGGCGCCGCGCCGTCAACGTCACGCTCGGCCTTCCGTTCGTGCGGACGTCGGTCGATCACGGCACGGCGATGGACATCGCCGGCAAGGGGATCGCCTCCGAAGAGAGCGTCGTCGCGGCCACCCTTCTCGGCGCGCGCCTCGCCGCCGTCGCCTCCGCGCCCGCCGCCGACTGATCCGTTCGCGCCGCGGCGCGGCGTTCAGTCGCCGAGGTGCGGGCCGACGAGCTGCAGCAGCTCGCGGTGGACCGCGGGGGCGCCGCAGACGATCGCCCCGCTCGCCAGAAAGCGCCGGCCGCCGCGCATGTCGGTGACGACGCCGCCCGCCTCCTCGACCAGCAACGCGCCGGCCGCCATGTCCCACGGCCCGAGACCTTCCTCCCAGAAGCCGTCGAACCGCCCCGCGGCGACCGCGCAGAGGTCGAGCGCGGCCGAGCCGGCGCGGCGGATGCCGGCGGTGTCGGCGACGACGGCGCGGAAGCTGGCGAGGTACTTGTCGAGGCGATCCTGCTTGCGGAACGGGAACCCGGTGCCGATCAGCGCGTCGGCGATGCCGGGACGCGACGAGACGCGGATCGGCGTCCCGCCCTGCGTCGCCCCCTCGCCGCGCGCCGCGGCGTAGACCTCGCCGCGCGGCA from bacterium includes the following:
- a CDS encoding inositol monophosphatase, encoding MVDPLDGTTNFIHGYPVFAVSVAVARDGEVVAGVVVDVPRGEVYAAARGEGATQGGTPIRVSSRPGIADALIGTGFPFRKQDRLDKYLASFRAVVADTAGIRRAGSAALDLCAVAAGRFDGFWEEGLGPWDMAAGALLVEEAGGVVTDMRGGRRFLASGAIVCGAPAVHRELLQLVGPHLGD